The Thalassotalea sp. LPB0316 nucleotide sequence GCGCATCAAACAAGTCATTTTGCTTATGTGAAGACAACTTAGGTGTGCCAAGGCCAGGTATTGTTACCAGCATGTGGGAGCCAGCGCGTCTGATTGAACTGGTCAGAGCGCCGGGTTGTTCGCCTTCCCTGGGAGGGATTCGTTTACCGTTAGGTGATAGACGACTGCAAGGTGGTCATGGCGAGGGTGAATACGACACCGGTGATCTCGCTTTCTACCATTACCATTATTACGCCTTTCCGCTTTTGGTCATGCTCGATTTGTTCATGGATGGCAATTGCAATGCCGATGGTTACATGGACTTTGACTTGATGTATTTGTCGGAATTGGACCCAACATGGCTGAACGATGAACTGGCCTTTTTTACTCAGTCTGAAGCGGCTGCCGTTGCCAATCCATTGGCTATATCTGCTTGTACCGCTGACGCTGCCTCATCAACGCTTGGTAAACCCATCGACCAGTTGTTTTGGTGTGCTGGCAGTTGGGGGCATCTCTATCCGTTATCTGGCCATACCTTAGCCTTTGGCTCATTAGCAGAAAACACCAGCCATTTAGCGGCGCGTGCAATCGCAGCTCAACACAGGCGTGGTCTTGCAAGGCGAACAATGGGGAACAGTGCGCTATGCCGACCTGTTATCGAACCCATGCTGCCGAAATCCCAATACAAGATGAGTATGTTCTTCCCTGTACCAGAAACTGAAAGTGCGCATGTCATCGGTGAAAGCACCATGAAATGGGGAGAGTGGCGAACAATCCCAGGTGCCGGTGAAGATGCGCTCTATATTTTGTGGCGCTGGCAAGACTGCTGTAACTCGGGAGGTTAACCATGAAACCAACACTTTTCACCCGAGTGTTAGCGGGTATTTTATCTATCACTATGGCGTGCTTG carries:
- a CDS encoding TraU family protein, giving the protein MKKLNNTYSLIRTLVVMLVLGASIPAKAELTCPDAGLLSGKLLTDVCWSCIFPIRVAGLPLGSGSVPSGASNKSFCLCEDNLGVPRPGIVTSMWEPARLIELVRAPGCSPSLGGIRLPLGDRRLQGGHGEGEYDTGDLAFYHYHYYAFPLLVMLDLFMDGNCNADGYMDFDLMYLSELDPTWLNDELAFFTQSEAAAVANPLAISACTADAASSTLGKPIDQLFWCAGSWGHLYPLSGHTLAFGSLAENTSHLAARAIAAQHRRGLARRTMGNSALCRPVIEPMLPKSQYKMSMFFPVPETESAHVIGESTMKWGEWRTIPGAGEDALYILWRWQDCCNSGG